From the Pseudomonas putida genome, one window contains:
- a CDS encoding AGE family epimerase/isomerase yields the protein MKHIDLPFGSWLDSPVHAAWLMAEGQRLLAFAKASKLPDGFGNLEASGNLAPGAVAETMNTARITHCFALAHIQGVPGCLAYAEHGVAALRGVLRDASYDGWFAHPEGLYDSGKAAYLHAFVALAASSAKVAGIVGAEQLLADAVGVIEAHFWCEQEGALRETFSRAWQQPEAYRGANSNMHATEAFLALADATGNTLWLQRALRIAERIIHTHAAANGHRVIEHFDAFWQPVPHYNLEHPADHFRPYGTTPGHAMEWARLLLHLEASLHLAGLPVPDWLLACARGLFDSACRHAWHADGEPGFVYTLDWDNRPVVRQRLHWVHAEASAAAAALLRRTGESGYEQWYHCFWGFIDNHFIDRAGGSWHHELDANNRPAGTIWPGKPDLYHAYQAVLLPVLPLAPSLATAVSRYVTKR from the coding sequence ATGAAGCACATCGATCTTCCCTTCGGCAGCTGGCTGGATTCACCGGTTCATGCTGCCTGGCTCATGGCCGAAGGGCAGCGCCTGCTGGCCTTTGCCAAGGCATCGAAGTTGCCGGACGGCTTCGGCAACCTCGAAGCGTCGGGCAACCTCGCGCCGGGTGCCGTCGCCGAAACCATGAACACCGCACGCATTACCCACTGCTTCGCCCTCGCGCATATCCAGGGTGTGCCAGGCTGCCTGGCCTACGCCGAGCATGGTGTCGCGGCCTTGCGCGGGGTGTTGCGCGATGCCAGCTACGATGGCTGGTTCGCGCACCCCGAAGGCCTCTACGACAGTGGCAAGGCTGCCTACCTGCATGCATTCGTCGCGCTGGCCGCCAGTTCCGCCAAGGTGGCCGGCATTGTCGGTGCTGAGCAGTTGCTGGCGGACGCCGTGGGGGTAATCGAAGCGCACTTCTGGTGCGAGCAGGAGGGTGCCCTGCGTGAAACCTTCTCCCGCGCCTGGCAGCAGCCAGAAGCCTACCGTGGCGCCAACAGCAACATGCACGCTACCGAGGCGTTCCTGGCCCTGGCCGATGCCACCGGCAACACCCTGTGGCTGCAACGGGCGTTGCGCATTGCCGAGCGCATCATCCACACCCACGCCGCCGCCAACGGCCATCGGGTCATCGAGCATTTCGACGCGTTCTGGCAGCCAGTGCCGCACTACAACCTGGAGCATCCGGCCGACCACTTCCGCCCCTACGGCACAACGCCCGGGCATGCCATGGAATGGGCACGCCTGCTGCTGCACCTGGAGGCCAGCCTGCACCTGGCTGGGCTGCCTGTACCCGATTGGCTGCTGGCCTGCGCCCGTGGCCTGTTCGACAGCGCCTGTCGTCACGCCTGGCATGCCGATGGCGAACCTGGCTTCGTCTATACCCTGGATTGGGACAACCGCCCTGTCGTCAGGCAGCGCCTGCACTGGGTGCATGCCGAGGCAAGCGCTGCCGCCGCCGCGCTGTTGCGCAGAACTGGTGAATCCGGTTACGAGCAGTGGTACCACTGTTTCTGGGGCTTCATCGACAACCATTTCATCGACCGTGCCGGCGGCAGCTGGCACCACGAACTCGATGCGAACAATCGCCCTGCCGGCACCATCTGGCCGGGCAAGCCGGACCTGTATCACGCCTATCAGGCGGTTCTGCTGCCGGTTCTACCCTTGGCACCCAGCCTGGCGACGGCAGTTTCGCGTTATGTAACCAAACGATGA
- a CDS encoding ABC transporter substrate-binding protein — protein sequence MNLTLRLAAAISLASLLPLSASATESKGSIEVVHWWTSGGEKAAVDVLKAQVEKDGFTWKDGAVAGGGGATAMTVLKSRAVAGNPPGVAQIKGPDIQDWAATGLLDADVLKGVAKEEKWDSLLDKKVADTVKYEGDYVAVPVNIHRINWLWINPEVFKKAGIDKAPTTLDEFYAAADKLKAAGFIPLAHGGQPWQDSTVFESVVLAVMGVDGYKKALVDLDEKSLTGPEMVKSLAELKKVATYMDPDGKGQDWNLEAAKVINGKAGMQIMGDWAKSEWTLAKKTAGKDYQCVPFPGTDKAFLYNIDSLVVFKQNDKGTAAGQQDIARKVLGEDFQKVFSINKGSIPVRNDMLADMGKYGFDDCAQTSAKDFLADAKTGGLQPSMAHNMATTLAVQGAFFDVVTNYINDPKADPADAAKKLAAAIKAAK from the coding sequence ATGAATTTGACTCTCCGCCTCGCCGCCGCGATCTCCCTCGCCTCGCTCCTGCCGCTCAGTGCCTCCGCCACCGAATCCAAAGGCAGCATCGAAGTGGTGCACTGGTGGACCTCCGGTGGCGAAAAAGCCGCTGTGGATGTGCTCAAGGCCCAGGTCGAGAAAGACGGCTTCACCTGGAAGGACGGCGCTGTCGCAGGTGGCGGTGGTGCCACGGCCATGACCGTGCTCAAAAGCCGCGCAGTGGCCGGCAACCCGCCTGGTGTCGCGCAGATCAAGGGGCCGGACATCCAGGACTGGGCTGCCACCGGCCTGCTCGACGCTGATGTGCTCAAGGGCGTCGCCAAGGAAGAAAAGTGGGATTCGCTGCTCGACAAGAAAGTCGCCGACACCGTTAAGTACGAGGGCGACTATGTCGCGGTACCGGTCAACATCCACCGCATCAACTGGTTGTGGATCAACCCTGAGGTCTTCAAGAAGGCCGGCATCGACAAGGCGCCGACCACTCTCGACGAATTCTACGCCGCTGCCGACAAGCTCAAAGCTGCCGGCTTCATTCCGCTCGCCCATGGCGGCCAGCCCTGGCAGGACAGCACGGTTTTCGAGAGTGTGGTGCTGGCGGTGATGGGGGTGGATGGTTACAAGAAAGCATTGGTCGATCTGGATGAGAAATCCCTGACCGGCCCCGAGATGGTCAAGTCGCTCGCCGAACTCAAGAAAGTCGCCACCTACATGGACCCTGACGGCAAGGGCCAGGACTGGAACCTCGAAGCGGCCAAGGTCATCAACGGCAAGGCCGGCATGCAGATCATGGGTGATTGGGCCAAGAGCGAGTGGACCCTGGCGAAGAAGACCGCCGGCAAGGATTACCAGTGCGTGCCGTTCCCCGGCACGGACAAGGCATTCCTGTACAACATCGACTCGCTGGTGGTGTTCAAGCAGAACGACAAGGGCACTGCCGCCGGGCAGCAGGACATTGCCCGCAAGGTGTTGGGTGAAGACTTCCAGAAGGTCTTCAGCATCAACAAGGGCTCGATCCCGGTGCGCAACGACATGCTCGCCGACATGGGCAAGTACGGCTTCGACGACTGCGCCCAGACCTCCGCCAAGGACTTCCTCGCCGATGCCAAGACTGGCGGCCTGCAGCCGAGCATGGCGCACAACATGGCCACCACGCTGGCCGTGCAGGGCGCCTTCTTCGATGTGGTGACCAACTACATCAACGACCCCAAGGCCGACCCGGCCGATGCGGCGAAGAAGCTGGCGGCGGCGATCAAGGCAGCCAAGTAA
- the gltR gene encoding two-component system response regulator GltR → MSTAGKSILMVDDDQEIRELLQTYLSRAGFQVHAEADGQGFRRALENTPYDLVILDVMLPDEDGFSLCRWVRQHPRQSRVPIIMLTASSDEADRVIGLELGADDYLGKPFSPRELQARIKALLRRSDFGQAAPVSAVLAFDDWRLDTISHRLFHRDGEEVILSGADFALLKLFLDHPQQILDRDTIGNATRGREPMPLDRIVDMAVSRLRQRLRDTEKPPRLIRTVRGSGYLLAAHVCCAS, encoded by the coding sequence TTGAGCACTGCCGGAAAGTCCATCCTGATGGTCGACGACGATCAGGAAATTCGTGAACTGCTGCAAACCTACCTGAGCCGTGCCGGCTTCCAGGTCCACGCCGAAGCCGATGGCCAGGGTTTTCGCCGCGCATTGGAAAACACCCCATACGACCTGGTGATCCTCGACGTCATGCTGCCTGACGAAGACGGCTTCAGCCTGTGCCGCTGGGTGCGCCAGCACCCGCGCCAGTCACGGGTACCGATCATCATGCTGACCGCCAGCTCCGATGAAGCCGATCGCGTCATTGGCCTGGAACTGGGCGCCGATGACTACCTGGGCAAGCCGTTCAGCCCTCGTGAATTGCAGGCGCGGATCAAGGCCCTGTTGCGCCGCAGCGATTTCGGCCAGGCCGCCCCTGTCAGTGCCGTGCTGGCTTTCGACGACTGGCGTCTGGATACCATCAGCCACCGGCTGTTCCACCGCGATGGTGAAGAGGTGATTCTGTCCGGTGCCGACTTTGCCCTGCTCAAGCTGTTTCTCGACCACCCTCAACAGATCCTCGACCGCGACACTATCGGCAATGCCACCCGCGGCCGCGAGCCGATGCCGCTGGACCGCATCGTCGACATGGCGGTCAGCCGCCTGCGCCAGCGCCTGCGCGACACCGAAAAGCCGCCGCGGCTGATCCGCACCGTGCGTGGCAGTGGTTACCTGCTGGCTGCCCATGTCTGCTGCGCTTCCTGA
- the gap gene encoding type I glyceraldehyde-3-phosphate dehydrogenase, translating into MTLRIAINGFGRIGRNVLRALYTQGYRQDLQVVAINDLGDSTMNAHLLKYDSVHGTFDALVEADHESLTVNGDRIAVSAIRNPAELPWKAEAIDVVFECTGLFTDRAKAAAHLAAGAGKVIVSAPGKGVDATVVYGVNHDILRASHQVISNASCTTNCLAPIAQVLHREFGIEQGLMTTIHAYTNDQVLTDVYHSDPYRARSATQSMIPSKTGAAEAVGLVLPELAGKLTGMAVRVPVINVSLVDLTVNLKREATAEQVNQLFLEASRHSKVLGYNALPLVSCDFNHNPLSSIFDANHTRANGRMLKVLAWYDNEWGFSNRMLDNCLALANAR; encoded by the coding sequence ATGACCCTACGTATCGCCATCAATGGATTCGGCCGCATCGGGCGCAATGTCCTGCGCGCACTGTATACCCAAGGCTACCGCCAGGACCTGCAGGTCGTCGCCATCAACGACCTGGGTGACAGCACAATGAACGCCCACCTGCTCAAATATGACAGCGTCCACGGCACATTCGATGCGCTGGTCGAGGCCGACCATGAAAGCCTGACGGTCAATGGTGACCGTATCGCGGTCAGCGCCATCCGCAACCCGGCCGAACTGCCGTGGAAGGCCGAAGCGATCGACGTGGTGTTCGAATGCACCGGGCTGTTCACCGACCGTGCCAAGGCCGCCGCGCACCTGGCTGCGGGCGCCGGCAAGGTGATCGTCTCGGCGCCGGGCAAGGGCGTCGATGCCACCGTGGTGTACGGGGTCAACCACGATATCCTGCGGGCATCGCACCAGGTAATCTCCAATGCCTCGTGCACCACCAACTGCCTGGCGCCGATCGCCCAGGTGCTGCACCGCGAGTTCGGCATCGAACAGGGGCTGATGACCACCATCCACGCCTACACCAACGATCAGGTGCTGACCGACGTCTATCACAGCGACCCGTACCGCGCCCGCTCGGCCACCCAGTCGATGATCCCGAGCAAGACCGGCGCCGCCGAGGCCGTGGGCCTGGTGCTGCCGGAACTGGCCGGCAAGCTCACCGGCATGGCCGTGAGGGTGCCGGTGATCAACGTGTCGCTGGTCGACCTGACCGTCAACCTCAAGCGCGAGGCCACCGCCGAGCAGGTCAACCAGCTGTTCCTCGAAGCCAGCCGGCACTCCAAGGTACTCGGCTACAACGCCCTGCCGCTGGTGTCGTGCGACTTCAACCATAACCCGCTGTCGTCGATCTTCGATGCCAACCATACCCGCGCCAACGGGCGCATGCTCAAGGTGCTGGCCTGGTATGACAACGAGTGGGGGTTCTCCAACCGGATGCTGGACAACTGCTTGGCATTGGCCAACGCCCGCTAG
- a CDS encoding carbohydrate ABC transporter permease: MTTTTAQLRASPLDALQRWLPKLVLAPSMFIVLVGFYGYILWTFVLSFTTSTFLPTYKWAGLAQYARLFDNDRWWVASKNLMLFGGLFIAISLAIGVLLAVLLDQRIRREGFIRTIYLYPMALSMIVTGTAWKWLLNPGMGLDKLLRDWGWEGFRLDWLIDPDRVVYCLVIAAVWQASGFIMAMFLAGLRGVDPSIIRAAQIDGASLPRIYWTVVLPSLRPVFFSSLMILSHIAIKSFDLVAAMTAGGPGYSSDLPAMFMYSFTFSRGQMGMGSASAILMLGAILAILVPYLYSELRSKRHA; the protein is encoded by the coding sequence ATGACAACAACAACCGCCCAACTGCGGGCCTCACCCCTGGACGCGCTGCAGCGCTGGCTACCGAAACTGGTGCTGGCGCCAAGCATGTTCATCGTCCTGGTGGGCTTCTACGGCTACATCCTGTGGACCTTCGTCCTCTCCTTCACCACCTCGACCTTCCTGCCGACCTACAAGTGGGCGGGCCTGGCGCAGTACGCCCGGCTGTTCGACAACGACCGCTGGTGGGTGGCAAGCAAGAACCTGATGCTGTTCGGTGGCCTGTTCATTGCCATCAGCCTGGCCATCGGCGTGCTGCTGGCGGTGCTGCTGGACCAGCGCATCCGCCGCGAAGGCTTCATCCGCACCATCTACCTGTACCCCATGGCGCTGTCGATGATCGTCACCGGTACCGCCTGGAAATGGCTGCTCAACCCCGGCATGGGCCTGGACAAACTGCTGCGCGACTGGGGCTGGGAGGGCTTTCGCCTGGACTGGCTGATCGACCCTGACCGAGTGGTGTACTGCCTGGTGATCGCCGCCGTGTGGCAGGCCTCGGGCTTCATCATGGCGATGTTCCTCGCCGGCCTGCGCGGGGTCGACCCGTCGATCATCCGCGCTGCACAGATCGACGGTGCCAGCCTGCCGCGTATCTACTGGACCGTGGTGCTGCCCAGCCTGCGCCCGGTGTTCTTCAGTTCGCTGATGATTCTTTCGCACATCGCCATCAAGAGCTTCGACCTGGTGGCGGCAATGACGGCCGGTGGCCCGGGCTACTCCTCCGACCTGCCGGCGATGTTCATGTACTCCTTCACCTTCAGCCGCGGCCAGATGGGCATGGGCTCGGCCAGTGCCATCCTGATGCTCGGGGCGATCCTGGCGATCCTCGTGCCGTACCTGTACTCGGAGCTGCGGAGCAAGCGCCATGCATAG
- a CDS encoding glucokinase, translating to MKDLLVGDIGGTNARFALWRDNQLYQVKVFATADYTSPEQAIEAYLQGHGIARGGLAAVCLAVAGPVDGDEFRFTNNHWRLSHEAFCQTLQVERLLLINDFSAQALGMTRLQPGEYREVCPGKADPARPALVIGPGTGLGVGSLLRLGEQHWQALPGEGGHVDLPVGNAREAAIHQQMHSQIGHVSAETVLSGGGLVRLYQALCALDGDTPRHTTPAQITDAALGGEPRALAVIEQFCRFLGRVAGNNVLTLGARGGVYIVGGVIPRFAELFLRSGFAASFADKGCMSGYFAGVPVWLVTAEFSGLLGAGVALQQSLDH from the coding sequence ATGAAGGACCTGCTGGTTGGCGACATCGGTGGCACCAATGCCCGCTTTGCGTTGTGGCGTGACAACCAGCTGTACCAGGTGAAGGTCTTTGCCACGGCGGACTACACCAGCCCGGAGCAGGCCATCGAGGCTTACCTGCAAGGCCACGGCATTGCCCGTGGCGGCCTCGCGGCGGTGTGCCTGGCGGTGGCCGGGCCGGTGGATGGCGATGAGTTCCGCTTCACCAACAACCACTGGCGTCTTAGTCACGAGGCGTTCTGCCAGACCTTGCAGGTCGAGCGGCTGCTGCTGATCAACGACTTTTCTGCCCAGGCCCTGGGCATGACCCGCCTGCAACCTGGTGAGTACCGTGAGGTCTGCCCAGGCAAGGCGGATCCGGCGCGGCCCGCGCTGGTTATTGGCCCGGGCACTGGCCTGGGCGTCGGCAGCCTGTTGCGCTTGGGCGAGCAGCACTGGCAGGCGCTGCCGGGTGAAGGCGGGCATGTCGACCTGCCGGTGGGCAATGCCCGCGAGGCGGCGATCCATCAGCAGATGCACAGCCAGATAGGCCACGTCAGCGCCGAGACCGTATTGAGCGGCGGTGGCCTGGTGCGCTTGTATCAGGCCTTGTGCGCGCTGGATGGCGACACGCCCCGACACACAACGCCTGCGCAGATCACCGATGCGGCGCTGGGCGGCGAGCCACGGGCGCTGGCGGTGATCGAGCAGTTCTGCCGCTTCCTCGGGCGCGTGGCCGGTAACAATGTGCTGACCCTGGGCGCGCGCGGTGGGGTCTATATTGTCGGCGGCGTGATCCCGCGCTTTGCCGAGCTGTTCCTGCGCAGCGGATTTGCCGCCAGCTTTGCCGACAAAGGCTGCATGAGTGGTTACTTCGCGGGTGTGCCGGTGTGGCTGGTGACTGCGGAATTTTCTGGACTGCTGGGGGCAGGGGTGGCATTACAGCAATCATTGGATCACTGA
- the edd gene encoding phosphogluconate dehydratase, whose protein sequence is MHPRILEVTQRLIERSRATRERYLQLIRGAASDGPMRASLQCANFAHGVAGCGAEDKQTLRLMNAANVAIVSSYNDMLSAHQPYLHFPDQIKQALREVGSVGQFAGGVPAMCDGVTQGEPGMELAIASREVIAMSTAVALSHNMFDAALMLGICDKIVPGLMMGALRFGHLPTIFVPGGPMVSGISNKQKADVRQRYAEGKASREELLESEMKSYHSPGTCTFYGTANTNQLVMEVMGLHLPGASFVNPYTPLRDALTAEAAQQVTRMTKASGSFMPLGEIVDEKALVNSIVALHATGGSTNHTLHIPAIAQAAGIQLTWQDMADLSEVVPTLSHVYPNGKADINHFQAAGGMAFLIRELLDAGLLHEDVNTVAGHGLRRYTQEPFLDNGKLVWREGPQQSLDESILRPVARPFSAEGGLRVMEGNLGRGVMKVSAVAPEHRVVEAPARVFHDQQSLADAFKAGELECDFVAVVRFQGPRCNGMPELHKLTPFLGVLQDRGYKVALVTDGRMSGASGKIPAAIHVCPEAFDGGPLARVRDGDIVRVDGVEGTLRVMVSAEELASRDLPPAPQGNDLGCGRELFGFMRMAFSPAEQGASAFTSALENLK, encoded by the coding sequence ATGCATCCGCGCATCCTTGAGGTCACCCAGCGGCTGATCGAACGCAGCCGAGCCACCCGCGAACGCTACCTGCAGCTGATTCGTGGCGCGGCCAGTGACGGGCCCATGCGTGCCAGCCTGCAGTGCGCCAACTTCGCCCATGGCGTGGCCGGTTGCGGTGCCGAGGACAAGCAGACCCTGCGGTTGATGAACGCGGCCAACGTCGCCATCGTCTCGTCTTATAACGACATGCTCTCGGCGCACCAGCCGTACCTGCATTTCCCTGACCAGATCAAGCAGGCCCTGCGCGAGGTCGGCTCGGTCGGCCAGTTCGCCGGTGGCGTGCCGGCCATGTGCGACGGTGTGACTCAAGGCGAGCCAGGTATGGAGCTGGCCATTGCCAGCCGCGAAGTGATCGCCATGTCCACTGCGGTAGCGCTGTCGCACAACATGTTCGACGCTGCGCTGATGCTCGGCATCTGCGACAAGATCGTCCCCGGCCTGATGATGGGGGCGCTGCGCTTCGGCCACCTGCCGACCATCTTCGTGCCGGGCGGGCCGATGGTTTCCGGCATTTCCAACAAGCAGAAGGCCGACGTGCGCCAGCGCTATGCCGAAGGCAAGGCCAGCCGTGAGGAGCTGCTGGAATCGGAAATGAAGTCCTACCACAGCCCCGGCACCTGTACCTTCTATGGCACCGCCAACACCAACCAGCTGGTGATGGAAGTCATGGGCCTGCACCTGCCAGGCGCCTCGTTCGTCAACCCGTACACCCCGCTGCGCGATGCCCTGACCGCCGAGGCGGCGCAGCAGGTCACGCGCATGACCAAGGCCAGTGGCAGCTTCATGCCGCTGGGCGAGATCGTCGACGAGAAAGCGCTGGTCAACTCCATCGTGGCCTTGCACGCCACCGGCGGCTCGACCAACCACACCCTGCACATCCCGGCGATTGCCCAGGCGGCCGGCATCCAGCTGACCTGGCAGGACATGGCCGACCTGTCCGAGGTGGTGCCGACCCTGTCCCACGTCTACCCCAACGGCAAGGCCGACATCAACCACTTCCAGGCCGCTGGCGGCATGGCCTTCCTGATCCGCGAACTGCTCGATGCCGGCCTGCTGCACGAAGACGTCAACACCGTGGCTGGCCACGGCCTGCGCCGCTACACCCAGGAACCGTTCCTCGACAACGGCAAGCTGGTGTGGCGCGAAGGGCCGCAGCAGAGCCTGGACGAGAGCATCCTGCGCCCGGTGGCACGGCCGTTCTCGGCCGAGGGTGGCCTGCGGGTGATGGAAGGCAACCTGGGCCGTGGCGTGATGAAGGTTTCTGCAGTAGCGCCTGAGCATCGGGTGGTCGAAGCGCCGGCACGGGTGTTCCATGACCAGCAGTCGCTGGCCGATGCCTTCAAGGCAGGTGAGCTGGAGTGCGATTTCGTTGCCGTGGTGCGCTTCCAGGGCCCGCGCTGCAACGGCATGCCCGAGCTGCACAAGCTGACGCCGTTCCTCGGCGTGCTGCAGGACCGTGGCTACAAGGTTGCGCTGGTGACCGACGGTCGCATGTCGGGCGCCTCGGGCAAGATCCCGGCGGCCATCCACGTCTGCCCCGAAGCGTTCGACGGTGGCCCGCTGGCACGCGTGCGCGATGGTGATATCGTGCGGGTCGATGGCGTCGAAGGCACGCTGCGGGTGATGGTGTCGGCCGAGGAGTTGGCCAGCCGTGACCTGCCGCCCGCGCCCCAGGGCAACGACCTGGGCTGCGGACGTGAGCTGTTCGGCTTCATGCGCATGGCGTTCAGCCCGGCAGAGCAGGGCGCGAGCGCCTTCACCTCGGCCCTGGAGAACCTCAAATGA
- a CDS encoding ATP-binding protein, whose protein sequence is MSAALPERRWRLLPRSLLGRMLLLTLLVVLLAQGLSSLIWVAQLRASQLQGLRASAGSLAHSMSASVSYFRSLPVAYRPMVLDQLRSMGGTRFFVSLNDKPLDMPVLPITPRKQAVIDVFQDVLHERLGEQMEISVEFVAPDDLRIFNSGLKLDELPRSWAHYSLTLEPLNPPVLVTQIRLGQGEWLYIASLLPEPYTSLETERLPRQQIGFIVLTTALLLLFIGLLVHWQSWPLKRLARAARELSLGADVAPVAEGGGSEVVEVGRAFNSMRERISRYLTERSQLFSAISHDLRTPITRLRLRVELLEDERLQAKFSQDLDELELLVKGALQCVKDTDIHENIEPIDLNQVLEILAEPYLGDGRITVEGRAVSPYPGKPLALRRCIGNLIDNAIKYGERAHLRIIDSAEAFVLQVDDHGPGVPQQQMEQVFEPHFRLAGKQQGYGLGLGIARNIAHSHGGEVSLLNLREGGLRVTLYLPRGMD, encoded by the coding sequence ATGTCTGCTGCGCTTCCTGAGCGGCGCTGGCGCCTGCTGCCGCGCTCGCTGCTGGGGCGCATGCTGCTGCTGACCTTGCTCGTGGTGCTGTTGGCCCAGGGCCTGTCGAGCCTGATCTGGGTCGCCCAGCTACGTGCCAGCCAGTTACAGGGCCTGCGCGCCAGTGCCGGCAGCCTGGCCCATTCCATGAGCGCCAGCGTCAGCTACTTCCGCTCGCTGCCGGTGGCTTATCGGCCGATGGTGCTCGATCAGTTGCGCAGCATGGGCGGCACGCGCTTTTTCGTGTCGCTCAACGACAAGCCGCTGGACATGCCGGTGTTGCCCATCACGCCACGCAAGCAGGCGGTGATCGACGTGTTCCAGGACGTGCTGCACGAGCGGCTCGGCGAGCAGATGGAGATCTCCGTCGAGTTCGTCGCCCCCGATGACCTGCGCATCTTCAACAGTGGCCTGAAGCTTGATGAGCTGCCGCGCTCTTGGGCGCATTACTCGTTGACCCTGGAGCCGCTCAACCCGCCGGTGCTGGTGACCCAGATCCGCCTGGGCCAGGGCGAATGGCTGTACATCGCCTCATTGCTGCCCGAACCCTACACCAGCCTCGAAACCGAACGCCTGCCACGTCAGCAGATCGGCTTCATCGTCCTGACCACCGCCTTGCTGCTGCTGTTCATCGGCTTGCTGGTGCACTGGCAGAGCTGGCCGCTCAAGCGCCTGGCACGTGCCGCGCGCGAACTGTCATTGGGTGCGGATGTGGCGCCGGTGGCCGAAGGCGGCGGCAGCGAGGTGGTGGAAGTGGGGCGAGCGTTCAACAGCATGCGCGAGCGCATCAGCCGTTACCTGACCGAGCGCTCGCAGTTGTTCAGCGCCATTTCCCACGACCTGCGCACGCCGATCACGCGCTTGCGCCTGCGCGTGGAATTGCTCGAGGACGAGCGGCTGCAGGCCAAGTTCAGCCAGGACCTCGACGAGCTGGAGTTGCTGGTCAAAGGGGCTCTGCAGTGCGTGAAGGACACCGACATCCACGAGAACATCGAGCCGATAGACCTCAATCAGGTGCTGGAGATTCTCGCCGAGCCGTACCTGGGCGACGGCCGTATCACCGTCGAAGGGCGTGCTGTGTCGCCATACCCGGGCAAGCCGCTGGCCCTGCGCCGCTGTATCGGCAACCTGATCGACAATGCCATCAAGTATGGCGAGCGGGCACATCTGCGGATCATCGACAGTGCCGAGGCCTTCGTGCTGCAGGTGGATGACCATGGCCCCGGCGTGCCGCAACAGCAAATGGAGCAGGTGTTCGAGCCGCATTTTCGCCTGGCCGGCAAGCAGCAGGGCTACGGCCTGGGGCTGGGTATCGCACGTAACATCGCCCACAGTCACGGCGGCGAGGTGAGCCTGCTCAACCTGCGCGAAGGCGGTTTGCGGGTGACGCTGTATCTGCCAAGAGGCATGGACTGA
- a CDS encoding gp53-like domain-containing protein codes for MDRVSAWTTLCTPEGLFRWGSQAGGVPATPLVAGWLNMLQEELVAVVMAYQGSLNPEDSQQLLKSLRAMVANFATKATTLAGYGILDAYTKAQADMLLSQKANNAITLGGYGIGDAYTKAEVDHLLTFRAAVANTLAGYGILDAYTRAEVDAGLAAKQNKNTALMAATGWKLDSATGLLEQWGSGSAGPDATTAAIDFPRPFAEVYSCFGNKTSPNATDGDGNSAGAFAISNTQYKLFNDTANFAAAIQWRALGKAPGY; via the coding sequence ATGGATCGCGTATCTGCGTGGACCACGTTGTGCACGCCCGAAGGGCTCTTCCGGTGGGGCTCGCAGGCCGGAGGCGTGCCGGCCACCCCACTGGTCGCGGGTTGGCTGAACATGCTTCAGGAGGAGCTGGTGGCGGTCGTGATGGCCTACCAGGGTTCACTTAACCCTGAGGACTCGCAGCAGCTCCTGAAGTCCCTGCGGGCGATGGTGGCCAACTTTGCGACCAAGGCCACTACCTTGGCCGGCTACGGGATTCTTGACGCTTACACCAAGGCTCAGGCCGACATGCTGCTATCGCAGAAGGCGAACAACGCCATTACGCTCGGTGGGTATGGCATCGGTGATGCCTACACCAAGGCCGAGGTGGATCATTTGCTGACCTTCAGGGCAGCAGTTGCCAACACGCTGGCGGGCTACGGCATTCTTGACGCTTACACCAGAGCTGAAGTGGATGCCGGGCTTGCCGCGAAGCAGAACAAGAACACCGCACTCATGGCGGCTACGGGGTGGAAGCTGGATTCTGCCACTGGCTTGCTGGAGCAGTGGGGCTCAGGTAGCGCAGGGCCAGACGCTACGACCGCTGCGATTGACTTCCCACGACCGTTTGCCGAGGTCTACAGCTGCTTCGGCAACAAGACCTCGCCGAACGCCACCGATGGAGACGGCAACTCGGCCGGCGCTTTCGCCATCAGCAACACCCAGTACAAGCTGTTCAACGACACCGCAAACTTCGCCGCCGCTATCCAATGGCGGGCCCTTGGGAAGGCTCCGGGCTACTGA